One window from the genome of Rhizoctonia solani chromosome 15, complete sequence encodes:
- a CDS encoding glycoside hydrolase family 3 protein, protein MAPRPFKPLDIEDTISKLSLNEKTRLLAGIDMWHTYAVPRLGIPSLRFTDGPNGARGTKFFEGVPAACFPAATGLGSSWDVEFIEKVGQAIGRDCKDKGCHVLLGPTINIQRSPLGGRGFESYSEDPLLSGTLARAFIKGVQSEGVSATIKHYVTNDSEFERMSMSSELSTRALREIYLRAFEIACRDPESAPWALMTAYNRVNGLHASENKYLLDSVLRKQWGWDGLIMSDWYGTYSADASIKAGLDLEMPGPPTWRADALQRCVTAQKIRVPEIDDRVLKLINRVAESGIPENADETGEPKPETVSLLREAAAHANVLLKNSESLLPLSAKDVTSIGVIGPNADAPVFSGGGSANLRPYKHTTALEGIAAALADAGNKVEVQYTLGAHAHKEAPLLGAKHLKTKAGEPGYDIEWFNEDPVQNPDAKRVHYNRGTTSFAFFNDNLPTDDILHQECWATMTGIFTPDVTGKYEFGAAATGLVDVYVDGKKIIDNSTNPVPGHVFFMTGTVELCNTVELTAGKSVEIILQFTSPVAARARGFTQVGAGSLSLEGRGGCRWGGGRAFQDEQGIKEAVDLAKKVDKVVLVVGLNNDWESEGYDRDNMELPRATNRLVSAVLEANKNTAVVVISGTPVSMPWADTASTIVQSFYSGGEAGHGLADVLFGKVNPSSRLPLSFPVRDEDTPSYLNFPGQNGKVLYAEGVFVGYRHYLTYKKKVLFPFGHGLSYTQFEHSNLKLSGKIGKDSAVSVSVTVKNTGKHTGRDVVQVYVRDIVSRLDRPVKELKGFAKSSLLDPGKSETVTISLDKYAFAYFDDWAGEGRDGEGLWVAEAGDFEVIVSSTSEDAGISSGITLEQSFEWI, encoded by the exons ATGGCTCCTCGTCCGTTCAAGCCCCTCGATATCGAGGatacaatttccaagctcTCTCTGAATGAAAAGACACGCCTGTTGGCTGGTATCGATATG TGGCATACGTATGCAGTTCCTCGCTTAGGGATTCCATCACTTCGC TTCACTGACGGGCCGAACGGAGCTCGTGGAACCAAAT TTTTCGAAGGTGTCCCTGCTGCGTGTTTCCCCGCTGCGACTGGTCTGGGGTCGTCCTGGGACGTCGAATTCATTGAAAAAGTCGGCCAAGCGATTGGTCGCGATTGTAAAGATAAAG GATGCCACGTTCTCCTCGGCCCGACGATCAACATCCAGCGATCGCCTCTAGGCGGCCGCGGCTTCGAATCATACTCGGAAGACCCGCTCTTGTCCGGCACGTTGGCTCGCGCATTCATCAAGGGCGTTCAGTCCGAAGGTGTCTCGGCCACCATCAAGCACTATGTTACCAACGATTCCGAGTTTGAGCGGATGTCCATGTCCT CCGAACTCTCGACTCGCGCACTTCGTGAGATTTATCTCCGTGCGTTTGAGATTGCTTGCCGTGATCCCGAGTCGGCTCCTTGGGCTTTGATGACCGCATATAACCGCGTAAATG GTTTGCATGCATCGGAGAATAAATA TCTCCTCGATTCTGTTCTTAGGAAACAGTGGGGATGGGATGGACTCATCATGTCTGACTG GTATGGCACATACTCCGCCGATGCCTCAATCAAGGCTGGTCTTGATCTTGAGATGCCT GGCCCACCAACTTGGCGCGCGGACGCTCTCCAGCGCTGCGTCACTGCTCAGAAAATCAGGGTGCCTGAGATCGACGATCGC GTTTTGAAATTGATTAACCGGGTCGCCGAGTCTGGTATTCCCGAGAACGCTGACGAGACCGGAGAACCCAAGCCCGAGACTGTCAGCTTGTTGCGCGAGGCTGCTGCT CATGCCAACGTTCTTCTCAAAAACTCCGAATCGCTTCTTCCCCTTTCTGCCAAGGACGTCACTTCTATTGGTGTCATCGGTCCCAACGCAGATGCGCCAGTATTCTCTGGTGGAGGATCCGCTAATCTCCGGCCTTACAAGCACACCACCGCACTTGAGGGTATCGCCGCCGCTCTCGCGGACGCAGGCAACAAGGTCGAGGTACAATACACACTCGGGGCCCACGCACACAAAGAAGCTCCGCTTTTGGGTGCCAAGCACTTGAAGACCAAGGCCGGGGAGCCTGGCTACGACATCGAGTGGTTCAACGAGGATCCAGTTCAGAACCCCGATGCAAAGAGGGTTCATTATAACCGTGGAACCACATCGTTTGCGTTCTTCAACGATAATCTGCCGACAGATGAT ATTCTTCACCAAGAATGTTGGGCTACAATGACTGGTATTTTCACACCTGACGTTACTGGCAAG TACGAATTTGGAGCGGCTGCGACCGGCCTTGTCGATGTTTATGTTGACGGAAAGAAGATCATCGACAACTCGACTAACCCCGTGCCTGGCC ACGTTTTCTTCATGACTGGAACTGTCGAATTATGCAACACCGTCGAGCTCACGGCTGGAAAGTCAGTCGAGATTATACTACAATTCACCAGCCCGGTCGCCGCCCGTGCCAGGGGATTCACCCAGGTTGGTGCAGGGTCGCTCTCCCTCGAGGGCCGCGGTGGTTGCCGCTGGGGCGGGGGACGTGCATTTCAAGATGAACAGGGTATCAAGGAGGCGGTGGATCTTGCTAAGAAGGTTGACAAGGTCGTGCTCGTAGTCGGTCTCAACAATG ACTGGGAATCAGAGGGATATGATAGGGATAACATGGAACTGCCACGAGCAACCAACCGGCTTGTCTCGGCAGTGCTCGAGGCAAACAAAAATACGGCAGTAGTGGTCATCAGCGGTACACCTGTCTCTATGCCCTGGGCCGATACTGCTTCGACAATCGTGCAGTCATTCTATTCTGGAGGCGAAGCAGGTCATGGCTTAGCCGATGTACTGTTTGGCAAGGTTAACCCGAGCTCGAGGCTTCCACTTAGTTTCCCGGTT AGAGATGAAGACACTCCGTCTTACCTCAACTTCCCTGGCCAGAACGGTAAAGTTCTTTACG CTGAGGGGGTATTCGTTGGCTACAGGCACTATCTCACATACAAGAAGAaagtcctcttccccttcggACATGGTCTATCTTACACACAATTCGAGCATTCCAATCTAAAGCTTTCCGGAAAAATTGGAAAGGACAGCGCTGTCAGTGTCTCCGTTACAGTCAAGAACACCGGAAAACATACAGGCCGTGATGTCGT TCAAGTATATGTTCGTGATATTGTCTCACGCCTAGATAGACCGGTCAAGGAGCTCAAAGGCTTTGCGAAGTCATCCTTGCTTGATCCTGGAAAGTCCGAAACTGTTACTATCAGTCTGGACAAGTATGCGTTCGCGTACTTTGACGATTGGGCTGGAGAGGGTCGCGATGGCGAAGGATTATGGGTCGCTGAAGCGGGTGACTTTGAAGTCATTGTGTCATCCACGAGCGAGGATGCTGGTATCTCCTCGGGAATCACTCTGGAGCAATCATTCGAATGGATTTGA